In Dissulfuribacter thermophilus, a genomic segment contains:
- a CDS encoding DF family (seleno)protein, which produces MKVRIIHLEKCNSTSATEQALSRVAEEMGITVDMEDIVIHNMDDAQKYRHIGSPTVQINDLDIDQAAREITQFGLT; this is translated from the coding sequence ATGAAGGTTAGGATTATTCATCTTGAAAAATGCAATTCAACCTCTGCCACAGAACAGGCTCTGAGTAGAGTAGCAGAGGAAATGGGGATCACCGTGGATATGGAAGATATAGTAATCCATAACATGGATGATGCCCAAAAGTATAGACATATCGGAAGCCCTACGGTGCAGATTAACGATCTCGATATAGACCAAGCAGCAAGAGAGATAACTCAATTCGGCCTCACTTGA
- the kdsA gene encoding 3-deoxy-8-phosphooctulonate synthase — protein sequence MSNRENMHPIFKEFFTSPTPLIIAGPCVLETEDVALKIGQFMKEVAEKAGFLYCFKASFDKANRTSISSYRGPGLEKGLKILDTIKKELNCPVLSDIHEPYQAEVCKGVLDCIQIPAFLSRQTDLIVAAGNTGLPVNIKKGQFMAPWDMKHSVKKVESTGNNAIMLTERGTQFGYNNLVVDMRSIPLMKQLGVKVIFDATHSVQLPGGGDGCSSGQREFAPLLARAAFCAGADGVFLEVHVDPEKALCDGPNSLYLHQAEKLLMDLKKINEIRREFVDVAS from the coding sequence ATGAGTAACAGAGAAAACATGCATCCGATATTTAAAGAATTTTTCACATCCCCTACCCCACTTATCATTGCTGGGCCGTGTGTCCTAGAGACCGAGGACGTGGCCTTAAAAATCGGACAATTTATGAAGGAAGTGGCAGAAAAGGCCGGTTTTCTATACTGTTTCAAGGCCTCCTTTGACAAGGCCAATCGTACTTCAATTAGCTCCTACAGGGGGCCAGGCCTTGAGAAGGGCCTAAAAATACTGGATACTATTAAAAAAGAACTAAATTGCCCAGTGCTGTCAGATATCCATGAGCCATACCAGGCAGAAGTATGTAAAGGTGTGCTCGATTGCATACAAATACCTGCATTTCTTTCGAGACAGACTGATCTTATAGTTGCTGCTGGTAATACTGGACTTCCGGTAAATATTAAAAAAGGACAATTTATGGCCCCTTGGGACATGAAACATTCTGTTAAAAAGGTGGAGAGCACTGGAAACAACGCCATTATGCTCACAGAACGGGGCACCCAGTTTGGATACAATAATCTTGTGGTCGATATGCGCTCCATTCCCCTCATGAAACAATTGGGAGTAAAGGTCATTTTTGACGCCACACATAGTGTACAACTCCCAGGAGGTGGAGATGGATGCTCATCTGGCCAAAGGGAATTTGCCCCACTTCTTGCCAGGGCTGCCTTTTGTGCCGGGGCAGATGGCGTCTTCCTGGAAGTACACGTTGACCCTGAAAAGGCACTTTGTGATGGTCCCAATAGCCTGTATCTTCATCAGGCAGAGAAACTCTTAATGGACCTAAAAAAGATCAATGAAATAAGAAGAGAATTTGTAGATGTCGCATCTTGA
- a CDS encoding KdsC family phosphatase: MSHLDKEIIFKKASSIRLLISDVDGVLTDGTIVYTDSGQEIKSFSVLDGLGIKLLMENHVEFSILSSRKSEATSKRARELGIKYCLQGVKNKLEAYNDLKAQMGLHDSEIAYVGDDLVDLPVLRVVGLSITVPNSPPPMKDFVHYVTKRPGGMGAIREVAELILKGKNLWSRVLNKFIYPDE; this comes from the coding sequence ATGTCGCATCTTGACAAGGAAATCATTTTTAAAAAGGCAAGTTCGATTCGTCTCCTAATTTCCGACGTAGATGGAGTCCTTACAGATGGGACTATAGTCTACACTGATAGCGGACAAGAAATAAAATCCTTTTCTGTATTGGACGGCCTTGGAATAAAACTCCTAATGGAAAACCATGTAGAATTTTCCATTCTTTCGAGCAGAAAGAGTGAAGCCACTTCTAAAAGGGCCAGAGAATTGGGCATAAAATATTGCCTTCAGGGCGTGAAAAATAAGCTCGAGGCCTATAATGACCTCAAGGCCCAAATGGGGCTTCATGACTCTGAAATAGCCTATGTTGGAGATGATTTGGTTGATTTACCGGTTTTAAGGGTAGTTGGTCTATCGATTACTGTCCCCAATAGTCCACCACCCATGAAAGATTTTGTCCACTACGTTACCAAACGCCCTGGAGGCATGGGGGCCATCCGGGAAGTGGCAGAGTTGATACTCAAGGGTAAGAATCTTTGGAGTAGAGTCCTCAATAAATTCATCTACCCAGATGAATAG
- the lptC gene encoding LPS export ABC transporter periplasmic protein LptC translates to MNKKKAIIWLSSICVLALGIANLFRFNHDELEFPRPKIYADAKMSGIFYQKIKKNQLIMKLRADEAILLKKDKRLTARHLTLSVLKDGTQLAKLRSLKGELDLDTMDALFLDDVRLETKNNGVLFTQKLRYIPSSELLTTDVPVIIQKGGLKVTGKALSYNLKTGKMLIKESKTFIESQ, encoded by the coding sequence ATGAATAAAAAAAAGGCAATAATTTGGCTAAGTTCAATCTGTGTACTTGCTTTAGGCATTGCCAATCTCTTCAGATTTAATCACGATGAACTAGAATTTCCGCGACCCAAAATATATGCCGACGCAAAAATGTCGGGCATTTTTTATCAAAAAATAAAGAAGAATCAGCTCATTATGAAATTAAGAGCCGATGAAGCCATACTCCTAAAAAAAGATAAAAGGCTCACGGCAAGACACCTTACGCTTTCAGTATTAAAGGACGGGACTCAATTAGCCAAACTCAGGTCCTTAAAAGGAGAACTAGATTTAGACACAATGGATGCACTTTTCTTGGATGATGTCAGACTTGAAACAAAGAATAACGGGGTCTTATTTACTCAAAAACTTCGTTACATTCCCTCCTCTGAACTATTGACTACTGATGTTCCAGTAATAATCCAAAAAGGCGGCCTAAAGGTAACAGGAAAGGCCCTATCCTATAACTTGAAAACCGGGAAGATGTTAATTAAAGAAAGCAAAACTTTTATAGAAAGCCAATAA
- the lptA gene encoding lipopolysaccharide transport periplasmic protein LptA, whose amino-acid sequence MPRYLFFTNLLLLFFFLASHCLAAPTKKTDESIHITSNQMEAMDKEGKVVFKGNVVAKKGGLTIYSDVLTVYYQSKKGTKGKDRRALKRLIAKGNVRIIQGNKTAKGKIAIYDKDTEVIQLSGNAQVWQGKNTVKGNKITFYINEDKSIVESAPGKKVEAVVFSGEQ is encoded by the coding sequence ATGCCTAGATACCTTTTTTTCACCAATCTGCTACTTTTATTTTTTTTCTTAGCATCCCACTGTCTTGCAGCCCCTACAAAGAAAACCGATGAGTCAATTCACATTACAAGCAACCAAATGGAGGCAATGGATAAAGAGGGAAAGGTTGTCTTCAAGGGTAACGTCGTTGCTAAAAAAGGAGGACTTACCATCTATTCAGATGTCCTTACGGTCTATTATCAGTCAAAAAAAGGGACCAAGGGCAAGGACAGACGTGCTCTAAAACGATTGATCGCCAAGGGCAATGTAAGAATCATCCAGGGGAACAAGACGGCAAAGGGTAAGATTGCTATATATGATAAAGATACGGAAGTTATCCAATTATCAGGGAATGCTCAAGTCTGGCAGGGGAAAAATACTGTCAAGGGCAATAAAATCACCTTTTACATTAATGAAGACAAGAGCATTGTAGAAAGTGCCCCTGGCAAAAAGGTGGAAGCTGTAGTCTTTTCAGGGGAGCAGTAA
- the lptB gene encoding LPS export ABC transporter ATP-binding protein yields MLESKDLVKKFKERKVVDKLCVKIKPGTVVGLLGPNGAGKTTSFLMVAGLLRPDSGKVFLDGEDITELPIHKRAQKGITYLPQEPSVFRGLTVMENLEIVFEARGIQGETRKKMAEELLEEFGLSHLASQKASSLSGGERRRVEVARALSTSPKFVLLDEPFAGVDPISVEELQKIITDLKTKGIGIFISDHNVRETLTVCDHAYILNRGQILIEGPPEIIARDERARNIYLGTGFKL; encoded by the coding sequence ATGTTAGAATCAAAAGATCTAGTCAAAAAATTTAAAGAAAGGAAAGTCGTAGACAAACTCTGCGTGAAGATAAAACCTGGAACCGTTGTGGGCCTGCTAGGGCCCAATGGTGCTGGTAAAACCACATCTTTTCTCATGGTCGCAGGACTCCTTAGACCAGACTCAGGCAAAGTATTTCTGGATGGAGAAGACATTACAGAACTTCCCATCCATAAAAGGGCGCAAAAAGGCATCACCTATTTACCTCAAGAGCCATCTGTTTTTAGAGGGCTTACTGTAATGGAAAACCTGGAAATAGTATTTGAGGCACGGGGTATCCAAGGAGAGACTCGGAAGAAGATGGCAGAAGAACTACTTGAGGAATTTGGTCTTTCTCACCTAGCTTCCCAAAAGGCCTCTTCACTATCAGGAGGTGAGAGAAGACGTGTAGAGGTCGCAAGGGCCCTTTCTACTTCTCCCAAATTTGTCCTTTTAGATGAACCATTTGCCGGAGTAGACCCCATAAGCGTAGAAGAGCTACAAAAAATCATAACTGACTTAAAAACCAAGGGAATTGGGATATTCATTTCAGATCACAATGTCCGGGAGACCTTGACTGTATGCGACCATGCCTATATTCTTAACCGTGGCCAAATTCTGATTGAAGGCCCGCCAGAAATTATTGCAAGAGATGAAAGGGCAAGAAATATTTACCTTGGAACTGGTTTTAAACTTTAA
- the rpoN gene encoding RNA polymerase factor sigma-54: MAIELRQQLKLTQQLVMTPQLQQAIKLLQLSRVELIETIQKELEQNPVLEEAEPNANSSETVEANDAVDESLPTLAASQDEQTPWDKKAIEEDEWKAYWEDDSKRIISSYSFEEKEIPNYENLLTKKTNLADHLMWQLQMSDFSEEERTIGHNIIGNIDSSGYLKATVEEIAEDLNTSPELVLKVLKKIQLFDPVGVGARDLRECLLVQLEYLGIDDPLVTELVKNHLHNIEKRNYKEITKATGRSLEDIAQAIEVIKGLEPRPGNSYSSDETHYIVPDIYIYKVDDDYVIQLNEDDLPHLKINAFYKSAIETNNGNKELKEFIQDKYKSAIWLLKSIHQRQKTIYKVTKSIVKFQREFLDKGIEYLKPLILKDVAEDIGIHESTVSRVTANKYAQTPQGLFELKFFFSASLKKGDGEDIATKIIKEKIKNIIQGENPLKPYSDKQIVELLAKENIKIARRTVAKYRELMGILPSNRRKRPLTHKMKHGGTNAH; this comes from the coding sequence ATGGCTATTGAGCTCAGACAGCAATTAAAACTTACCCAGCAACTTGTTATGACTCCCCAGTTGCAACAGGCCATAAAACTGTTGCAACTGTCGAGGGTAGAACTCATTGAAACTATTCAAAAGGAGTTAGAACAAAATCCAGTACTTGAAGAAGCTGAACCCAATGCCAATTCATCTGAAACCGTTGAGGCCAATGATGCCGTAGACGAATCCCTCCCAACGCTCGCAGCCTCCCAGGACGAACAGACCCCGTGGGATAAAAAGGCGATAGAGGAAGATGAATGGAAGGCCTATTGGGAGGACGATTCAAAGCGTATTATATCCTCTTATTCCTTTGAAGAAAAAGAAATCCCCAATTATGAAAATTTGCTTACAAAAAAAACCAATTTAGCAGACCACTTAATGTGGCAACTACAGATGAGCGACTTTTCAGAGGAAGAGCGCACTATTGGACACAACATCATTGGCAATATAGATTCATCAGGCTACTTAAAGGCCACGGTGGAAGAAATTGCAGAAGATTTAAACACAAGTCCTGAACTCGTACTAAAGGTACTCAAAAAGATTCAATTATTCGATCCAGTTGGGGTTGGAGCTCGAGATCTTAGAGAATGCCTTTTGGTACAACTCGAATATCTGGGAATTGATGATCCACTAGTCACAGAACTTGTCAAAAACCATCTCCATAACATCGAAAAACGAAATTATAAAGAAATTACAAAGGCAACTGGAAGAAGTCTTGAAGATATTGCCCAGGCCATAGAAGTAATTAAAGGCCTTGAACCCCGCCCTGGGAACTCCTACTCTTCAGATGAAACTCATTACATCGTGCCCGACATATATATCTATAAAGTAGATGATGACTATGTAATTCAATTAAATGAGGACGATCTCCCACATCTCAAGATAAACGCGTTCTACAAAAGTGCGATTGAAACCAATAATGGAAACAAGGAATTAAAGGAATTCATCCAAGACAAGTATAAGTCAGCTATTTGGCTCTTAAAGAGTATACACCAAAGACAAAAGACCATTTATAAGGTTACAAAAAGCATTGTAAAATTTCAGAGAGAATTTTTGGACAAGGGGATCGAATACCTGAAGCCATTGATACTCAAGGATGTTGCAGAGGATATTGGCATACATGAATCTACCGTTAGCAGAGTTACGGCAAACAAGTATGCACAAACCCCCCAAGGGCTTTTCGAACTAAAATTTTTCTTTAGCGCCAGCCTGAAAAAAGGCGACGGAGAAGACATTGCCACAAAGATCATAAAGGAAAAGATAAAGAACATTATCCAGGGAGAGAATCCACTCAAACCATATAGTGATAAGCAGATTGTAGAACTTCTAGCCAAAGAAAATATCAAAATTGCCAGACGCACAGTAGCAAAATACAGGGAGCTTATGGGCATTTTGCCTTCTAATAGGCGAAAACGCCCACTTACTCATAAAATGAAACACGGAGGTACTAATGCGCATTAA
- the hpf gene encoding ribosome hibernation-promoting factor, HPF/YfiA family has protein sequence METSNTLKEYVEQKMKKLQKYSDGPIKVNVVLSVEKFRHAAEVVISGDGIRATAKEVQDDIRPAIDLVSDKIEKQLKKYREKLLNKRNTTPEPAQETATSELDEIDVRVIRTEKMDSKPMSLEEAVEQFTLSSKNFMVFRNAETDDINVLYWHKDGELGLIEP, from the coding sequence ATGGAAACATCGAACACACTAAAAGAATACGTCGAACAAAAGATGAAAAAACTTCAGAAGTATTCTGATGGTCCAATAAAAGTGAATGTAGTTTTGAGTGTTGAAAAATTCAGACATGCCGCAGAAGTGGTCATTTCTGGAGATGGAATTAGGGCCACTGCAAAGGAAGTCCAAGACGACATCAGGCCTGCAATCGATCTAGTTTCTGACAAGATAGAGAAACAACTAAAAAAGTACAGAGAAAAACTTCTAAATAAACGAAATACCACTCCAGAGCCAGCCCAGGAAACAGCTACAAGTGAGCTAGATGAAATAGACGTAAGGGTAATTCGTACTGAAAAAATGGATTCAAAGCCCATGAGCCTTGAAGAGGCGGTGGAACAATTCACCCTTTCCAGTAAAAATTTTATGGTCTTCAGGAATGCAGAAACAGATGACATTAACGTCCTATATTGGCACAAGGACGGTGAACTTGGACTCATAGAACCATAG